One window of Enterobacter sp. RHBSTW-00175 genomic DNA carries:
- the yqhD gene encoding alcohol dehydrogenase, whose amino-acid sequence MNNFNLHTPTRILFGKGAIADLRAQIPADARVLITYGGGSVKKTGVLDQVYSALEGLDVREFGGIEPNPSYETLMNAVKIAREENITFLLAVGGGSVLDGTKFIAAAAHYADGVDPWHILETRGSDVKSAILMGSVLTLPATGSESNKGAVISRKTTGDKQAFMNDHVQPVFAILDPVYTYTLPARQVANGVVDAFVHTVEQYVTYPVDGKIQDRFAEGILLTLVEDGPKALKEPENYNVRANVMWAATQALNGLIGAGVPQDWATHMLGHELTAMHGLDHAQTLAVVLPALWNEKRDTKRAKLLQYAERVWNITEGSEDARIDAAIEATRNFFEGLGVPTRLSGYGLDGSSIPALLAKLEEHGMTQLGEHGDITLDVSRRIYEAAR is encoded by the coding sequence ATGAACAATTTTAATCTCCACACCCCAACCCGCATTCTGTTTGGTAAAGGCGCTATCGCCGACCTGCGTGCACAAATCCCGGCTGACGCCCGCGTACTCATTACCTACGGCGGCGGTAGCGTGAAAAAAACCGGCGTGCTGGATCAGGTGTACAGCGCCCTGGAAGGTCTGGACGTGCGTGAGTTTGGCGGTATTGAGCCAAACCCATCTTATGAAACTCTGATGAACGCGGTCAAAATTGCCCGCGAAGAGAACATCACCTTCCTGCTGGCTGTTGGCGGCGGCTCCGTACTGGACGGTACTAAGTTCATCGCTGCTGCGGCGCATTACGCAGACGGCGTTGATCCGTGGCATATCCTGGAAACCCGTGGCAGCGACGTGAAAAGCGCGATCCTAATGGGCTCGGTCCTGACCCTGCCTGCTACCGGCTCTGAATCCAACAAAGGTGCCGTTATCTCCCGTAAAACCACGGGCGACAAACAGGCCTTTATGAACGATCACGTACAGCCTGTGTTCGCAATCCTTGACCCGGTTTACACCTACACCCTGCCTGCTCGCCAGGTGGCTAACGGTGTCGTGGATGCATTCGTTCACACCGTTGAACAGTATGTGACTTACCCGGTTGACGGCAAAATTCAGGATCGCTTCGCGGAAGGTATTCTGCTGACGCTGGTAGAAGATGGCCCGAAAGCGCTGAAAGAACCTGAAAACTACAACGTGCGTGCCAACGTAATGTGGGCCGCGACTCAGGCGCTGAACGGCCTGATCGGTGCAGGTGTTCCGCAGGACTGGGCAACCCACATGCTGGGCCACGAACTGACGGCAATGCATGGTCTGGATCACGCTCAGACGCTGGCGGTTGTGCTGCCTGCACTGTGGAACGAAAAACGTGATACCAAGCGCGCCAAACTGCTGCAATACGCTGAGCGCGTGTGGAATATCACCGAAGGCTCAGAAGATGCACGTATCGATGCCGCAATCGAAGCAACCCGCAACTTCTTTGAAGGACTGGGTGTTCCGACACGTCTTTCTGGTTACGGCCTGGATGGTAGCTCCATCCCTGCCCTGCTGGCAAAACTGGAAGAACACGGCATGACACAACTGGGCGAACATGGCGACATCACGCTGGACGTGAGCCGTCGTATCTACGAAGCGGCGCGCTAA
- the dkgA gene encoding 2,5-didehydrogluconate reductase DkgA — protein sequence MANQTVIKLQDGNVMPQLGLGVWKAGNDEVVSAIHKALEVGYRSIDTAAAYKNEDGVGKALATAGVSRDDLFITTKLWNDDQKRPREALQESLDKLRLDFVDLYLMHWPVPAIDHYVEAWEGMIELQKIGLVKSIGVCNFQVHHLQRLIDETGVVPVINQIELHPLMQQRQLHSWNATHKIQTESWSPLAQGGEGVFDQKIIRELADKYGKSPAQIVIRWHLDSGLVVIPKSVTPARIAENFDVWDFRLDKDELGEIAKLDQGKRLGPDPDQFGG from the coding sequence ATGGCAAACCAAACCGTAATCAAGCTTCAGGACGGCAACGTGATGCCCCAGCTGGGGCTCGGTGTATGGAAAGCCGGTAACGACGAGGTCGTATCCGCCATTCATAAAGCACTGGAAGTCGGCTATCGCTCTATCGATACCGCCGCCGCGTACAAGAATGAAGACGGCGTGGGTAAAGCGCTTGCCACTGCAGGCGTCTCACGCGACGACCTTTTCATCACCACCAAACTGTGGAACGACGATCAAAAGCGCCCGCGTGAAGCGTTACAGGAAAGCCTGGATAAGCTACGGCTGGATTTCGTCGATCTGTATTTGATGCACTGGCCCGTTCCGGCTATTGACCACTATGTTGAAGCCTGGGAAGGGATGATTGAGCTGCAAAAAATTGGGCTGGTGAAAAGTATCGGGGTCTGTAATTTCCAGGTTCACCATCTGCAACGTCTTATTGACGAAACGGGAGTGGTTCCGGTCATTAATCAGATTGAGTTGCACCCGCTGATGCAGCAGCGTCAGCTCCATTCCTGGAATGCCACGCACAAAATCCAGACCGAGTCCTGGAGCCCGTTGGCTCAGGGTGGTGAAGGCGTTTTCGATCAGAAAATTATCCGTGAACTGGCGGATAAATATGGCAAGAGCCCTGCGCAAATTGTCATCCGCTGGCATCTGGACAGTGGTCTGGTGGTTATCCCGAAATCGGTCACGCCAGCGCGCATCGCCGAAAACTTCGACGTCTGGGATTTCCGTCTGGACAAAGATGAATTGGGTGAAATTGCGAAGCTGGATCAGGGCAAACGGCTTGGGCCGGACCCGGATCAGTTTGGCGGCTAA
- a CDS encoding lysozyme, producing MSNMRVGTSGKLLFKEWEGLIPYEYLDSGGAPTIGIGHLLTPSERRSGKLTIAGVTVRYKDELTENQCWALLDQDLDPVEALINNSVQQILSQNQFDALVSFAFNVGNGAFLDSTLLKVLNNGNFAGVPDQMRRWVYDNGKKVPGLVNRREKEVALWNTP from the coding sequence ATGAGCAACATGCGGGTAGGTACGAGCGGTAAACTTTTGTTCAAAGAGTGGGAAGGACTTATTCCCTATGAATATCTGGATTCGGGAGGGGCGCCAACGATTGGTATCGGCCATCTGCTGACCCCTTCAGAACGGCGCTCGGGAAAGCTAACTATCGCGGGCGTTACAGTGAGGTACAAGGACGAGCTCACAGAGAACCAGTGCTGGGCGTTACTGGATCAAGATCTTGATCCCGTTGAAGCCCTGATTAACAACAGCGTCCAGCAGATTCTGTCACAAAACCAATTCGACGCGCTGGTGTCATTTGCCTTTAACGTGGGTAACGGTGCTTTCCTGGACAGTACCTTGCTGAAGGTACTTAACAACGGAAACTTTGCTGGCGTTCCCGATCAGATGCGGCGCTGGGTTTACGACAATGGCAAAAAAGTACCGGGGCTGGTCAACCGCCGGGAAAAAGAGGTAGCGCTGTGGAATACCCCTTAG
- a CDS encoding YgiQ family radical SAM protein, which yields MSAISLIQPDRDLFSWPQYWAACFGPAPFLPMSREEMDQLGWDSCDIILVTGDAYVDHPSFGMAICGRMLEAQGFRVGIISQPDWNSKDAFMALGKPNLFFGVTAGNMDSMINRYTADRKLRHDDAYTADNVAGKRPDRATLVYTQRCKEAWKDVPVILGGIEASLRRTAHYDYWSDTVRRSVLVDSKADMLIFGNGERPLVEVAHRLAQGEPVSEIRDVRNTAIMVKEALPGWSGVDSRIIDMPGKIDPIPHPYGEDLPCADNKPVEPKKAEAKAVVVQPPRPKPWEKTYVLLPSFEKVKSDKVLYAHASRILHHETNPGCARALMQKHGERYIWVNPPAIPLSTEEMDSVFALPYKRVPHPAYGNSRIPAYEMIRFSINIMRGCFGGCSFCSITEHEGRIIQSRSEESIVNEIEAIRDTVPGFTGVISDLGGPTANMYMLRCKSPRAEQTCRRLSCVYPSICEHMDTNHEPTINLYRRARDLKGIKKILIASGVRYDIAVEDPRYIKELATHHVGGYLKIAPEHTEEGPLSKMMKPGMGSYDRFKELFDTYSKQAGKEQYLIPYFISAHPGTRDEDMVNLALWLKQRRFRLDQVQNFYPSPLANSTTMYYTGKNPLSKIGYKSEDVVVPKGDKQRRLHKALLRYHDPANWPLIRQALEDMGKKHLIGSRRDCLVPAPTLDEMREARRQNRNTRPALTKHTPIVHQRSNGNSSAKKPVKRKA from the coding sequence ATGAGCGCAATTTCCCTGATCCAGCCGGATCGTGACCTCTTCTCCTGGCCCCAGTACTGGGCAGCCTGTTTTGGGCCGGCGCCGTTTCTGCCGATGTCCCGTGAAGAGATGGACCAACTGGGCTGGGACAGCTGCGACATCATTCTGGTCACGGGCGATGCCTATGTCGACCACCCGAGCTTTGGGATGGCCATCTGTGGCCGAATGCTCGAAGCACAGGGCTTCCGTGTAGGGATCATCTCCCAGCCTGACTGGAACAGCAAAGACGCGTTTATGGCGCTCGGTAAACCGAACCTGTTTTTCGGCGTCACTGCCGGCAACATGGACTCGATGATCAACCGCTATACTGCCGACCGTAAGCTGCGCCATGACGATGCCTATACCGCCGATAACGTGGCGGGCAAACGCCCGGATCGCGCGACGCTTGTGTACACCCAACGATGCAAAGAAGCATGGAAAGACGTGCCGGTCATCCTGGGTGGCATCGAAGCAAGCCTGCGCCGTACCGCGCACTATGACTACTGGTCTGATACCGTGCGTCGTTCAGTGCTGGTGGATTCCAAAGCTGACATGCTTATCTTCGGTAACGGTGAACGTCCGCTGGTAGAAGTGGCGCACCGTCTGGCGCAGGGTGAGCCAGTCAGCGAGATCCGCGACGTGCGTAACACTGCGATCATGGTGAAAGAAGCACTGCCAGGCTGGAGCGGTGTGGATTCCCGTATCATCGATATGCCGGGCAAAATAGACCCTATCCCGCATCCGTACGGTGAAGATTTGCCGTGCGCGGATAACAAACCGGTCGAGCCGAAAAAAGCCGAAGCTAAAGCCGTTGTCGTGCAGCCGCCGCGTCCAAAGCCGTGGGAAAAGACCTATGTGCTGCTGCCGTCCTTTGAGAAGGTCAAAAGCGACAAAGTGCTCTATGCGCACGCCTCGCGTATTCTGCACCATGAAACCAACCCGGGCTGTGCCCGCGCGCTGATGCAAAAGCACGGCGAGCGTTACATCTGGGTTAACCCGCCAGCCATCCCGCTGTCGACCGAAGAGATGGACAGCGTCTTTGCGCTGCCGTACAAGCGTGTTCCGCATCCGGCATATGGCAACAGCCGTATCCCGGCGTATGAGATGATCCGCTTCTCGATCAACATCATGCGTGGCTGCTTCGGTGGCTGTTCCTTCTGCTCCATTACCGAGCACGAAGGCCGCATTATTCAGAGCCGCTCTGAAGAGTCGATCGTCAACGAGATCGAAGCCATTCGTGATACCGTACCCGGCTTTACCGGGGTTATCTCCGATCTGGGCGGCCCAACGGCAAACATGTATATGCTGCGCTGTAAGTCCCCACGTGCGGAGCAAACCTGCCGCCGTCTGTCGTGCGTCTACCCAAGCATTTGCGAGCATATGGACACCAACCACGAGCCGACGATCAATCTCTATCGCCGCGCCCGTGACCTGAAAGGCATCAAGAAGATCCTGATCGCCTCCGGTGTGCGTTACGACATCGCGGTTGAAGATCCGCGTTATATCAAAGAGCTGGCAACGCACCACGTTGGCGGTTACCTGAAGATTGCCCCGGAGCACACCGAAGAAGGCCCACTGTCCAAGATGATGAAGCCGGGCATGGGCAGCTATGACCGCTTTAAAGAGCTGTTCGACACTTACTCGAAACAGGCCGGTAAAGAGCAGTATCTGATCCCGTACTTTATCTCCGCGCACCCTGGTACGCGTGATGAAGACATGGTGAACCTCGCGCTGTGGCTAAAACAACGCCGCTTCCGTCTGGATCAGGTGCAGAACTTCTATCCGTCACCGCTCGCAAACTCAACGACCATGTATTACACCGGTAAGAACCCGCTGAGTAAGATTGGCTATAAGAGTGAAGATGTGGTGGTGCCGAAAGGGGATAAACAGCGTCGCCTGCATAAAGCGCTGCTGCGTTACCACGATCCGGCTAACTGGCCGCTGATCCGTCAGGCGCTGGAAGATATGGGTAAAAAACACCTGATCGGCTCGCGTCGCGACTGTCTGGTACCCGCGCCGACGCTTGATGAAATGCGCGAAGCACGTCGTCAGAACCGCAATACGCGCCCGGCGTTGACCAAGCACACGCCGATTGTGCATCAGCGTTCGAACGGCAATTCCAGTGCGAAGAAGCCAGTGAAGCGTAAAGCTTAG
- a CDS encoding TrkH family potassium uptake protein: MTSNASLNISQLRVVLHLCGFLVCLYSLSMLPPMVIALLNKERSYFTFLITFLAFFTLGGLTWRSTKHAGIQLRTRDGFVIIVLFWLLFSLISAMPMWMDDGLQLSFADALFEGVSGITTTGATVVGDVSALPKSYLYYRAQLNFIGGLGVIVLAVAVLPLLGIGGMKLYQSEMPGPFKEERLTPRLADTARTLWLTYLILGLTCTFAYWLAGMSFFDALCHGLSTVSLGGFSTRSESIGFFDSHAVELVAGLFSLLSAFNFTLWYVVITRRTLKPIRHSPEVKFFLVAATIVIAITAWQVWFAGMYNPTDSLVHAFFLASSMMTDNGLSTADYAKWPPHTIFLLLSASFFGGCVGSTCGGIKALRFLIMFKQCAQELKQLAHPRALLSIKVGKSVVNERVLRSVWSFFFLYVMITGLFVWMLNLMGYDLFTSFATVAACINNMGLGFGETASTFGTLKEGAKLLMCAAMILGRLEIYPVLILFTRFFWRT, from the coding sequence GTGACGTCCAACGCTTCGTTAAACATATCCCAGTTGCGGGTTGTGCTTCACCTGTGCGGTTTTTTAGTTTGTCTTTACAGCCTCTCTATGCTGCCGCCGATGGTTATAGCCCTGCTGAATAAAGAGCGTAGCTATTTTACGTTTTTAATCACCTTTTTAGCTTTTTTCACTCTCGGTGGGCTCACCTGGCGTTCGACAAAACACGCCGGTATACAGCTCCGCACCCGCGATGGTTTTGTGATTATTGTGCTGTTCTGGCTGCTGTTTTCATTGATTAGCGCCATGCCAATGTGGATGGATGACGGGTTACAGCTCTCCTTTGCCGATGCGCTTTTTGAAGGGGTTTCAGGGATCACCACAACCGGTGCAACCGTTGTTGGTGATGTCAGCGCCCTGCCCAAATCCTATCTTTATTATCGTGCCCAGCTTAATTTTATTGGTGGGTTAGGTGTTATCGTGCTGGCCGTTGCCGTCCTGCCTTTACTGGGGATCGGCGGCATGAAACTTTATCAGTCCGAGATGCCTGGTCCGTTTAAGGAGGAGCGTCTCACCCCGAGACTGGCAGATACCGCCCGCACCCTGTGGCTGACCTATTTAATTCTCGGTTTAACCTGCACCTTCGCCTACTGGCTGGCGGGGATGTCTTTTTTTGACGCGCTCTGCCACGGGCTTTCGACCGTGTCACTGGGTGGGTTCTCTACCCGCAGCGAGAGTATTGGCTTCTTCGACAGCCACGCGGTAGAGCTGGTTGCGGGCCTCTTTTCGCTGCTGTCAGCGTTTAACTTCACCCTCTGGTATGTCGTCATCACCAGACGAACGTTAAAGCCCATCCGCCACAGTCCGGAAGTGAAGTTTTTTCTGGTGGCTGCCACTATAGTGATAGCCATTACAGCCTGGCAGGTGTGGTTTGCGGGGATGTATAACCCCACCGACAGCCTTGTTCATGCTTTTTTCTTAGCCAGCTCGATGATGACAGATAATGGCCTTTCGACAGCGGATTACGCCAAATGGCCCCCTCATACTATCTTCCTGTTACTCAGCGCCAGCTTTTTTGGCGGCTGTGTAGGCTCTACCTGCGGCGGCATCAAGGCGCTGCGCTTTCTCATCATGTTCAAACAGTGTGCTCAGGAGCTGAAGCAGTTAGCCCACCCAAGAGCACTGCTCAGTATTAAAGTCGGTAAAAGCGTGGTCAATGAACGCGTCCTGCGCTCGGTATGGAGCTTCTTTTTCCTCTACGTGATGATTACCGGCTTATTCGTCTGGATGCTGAACCTGATGGGCTACGACCTGTTCACCTCATTTGCCACGGTGGCTGCCTGCATCAACAATATGGGGCTGGGATTTGGTGAGACGGCGTCGACATTTGGTACGCTGAAAGAAGGGGCGAAGCTGTTGATGTGCGCGGCGATGATATTAGGGCGTCTTGAAATTTACCCGGTACTGATCCTGTTTACGCGCTTTTTCTGGCGCACCTAG
- the ftsP gene encoding cell division protein FtsP has translation MSLSRRQFIQASGIALCAGAIPSTANAAGQQPPLPIPPLLESRRGQPLFLTLQRSHWSFTQGTRAPVWGINGRYLGPTIRVWNGDDVKLIYSNRTSEKVAMTISGLQVPGPLIGGAARMMSPNADWAPVLPIRQNAATLWYHANTPNRTGQQVYNGLAGMWLVEDDISKSLPIPNHYGVDDFPVIIQDKRLDNFGTPEYSEPGSGGFVGDTLLVNGAQSPYVEVSRGWVRLRLLNASNSRRYQLQMSDGRALHVISGDQGFLPAPVAVKQLALSPGERREILIDMTNGDEVSVTCGEAASIVDRIRGFFEPSSILVSTLVLTLRPTGLLPLVTDTLPMRLLPQEIMSGSPVRSRDISLGSDPGINGALWDVNRIDITAQQGTWERWTVRSDMPQSFHIEGVNFLIRNVNGAMPFPEDRGWKDTVWVDGQVELLVYYGQPSWPHFPFLFHSQTLEMMDRGSVGQMLVNPAP, from the coding sequence ATGTCACTCAGTCGGCGTCAGTTTATTCAGGCTTCGGGGATTGCCCTTTGTGCGGGTGCGATTCCGTCGACAGCCAACGCCGCCGGGCAGCAACCGCCGCTGCCCATTCCGCCGTTGCTGGAATCCCGTCGCGGGCAACCGCTATTCCTGACGCTACAGCGTAGCCACTGGTCTTTTACCCAGGGCACGCGCGCGCCGGTCTGGGGGATCAACGGGCGCTATCTTGGGCCAACCATTCGCGTGTGGAATGGTGATGACGTTAAGCTGATCTACAGCAACCGCACGTCTGAAAAGGTGGCCATGACCATCAGCGGGTTGCAGGTGCCAGGGCCGCTGATTGGCGGCGCGGCACGCATGATGTCACCTAACGCTGACTGGGCGCCGGTGCTGCCGATTCGTCAAAATGCCGCAACGCTGTGGTATCACGCCAATACCCCTAACCGCACCGGGCAGCAGGTTTACAACGGCCTGGCCGGGATGTGGCTGGTGGAAGATGACATCAGCAAATCGCTGCCGATCCCGAACCATTACGGTGTGGATGATTTCCCGGTCATTATCCAGGATAAACGCCTGGATAATTTCGGCACGCCTGAGTACAGCGAGCCGGGTAGCGGGGGCTTTGTCGGCGATACCTTGCTGGTTAATGGCGCGCAAAGTCCGTATGTCGAAGTGTCTCGCGGTTGGGTGCGGCTGCGTTTGCTGAATGCCTCCAACTCACGCCGCTATCAGCTGCAAATGAGCGATGGCCGCGCGTTACATGTGATTTCGGGCGATCAGGGCTTTTTACCTGCACCGGTTGCGGTCAAACAGCTGGCGCTGTCGCCGGGTGAACGTCGTGAAATCCTCATTGATATGACCAACGGGGATGAAGTGTCGGTCACCTGCGGTGAAGCGGCGAGCATTGTGGATCGCATCCGTGGGTTCTTTGAACCCTCAAGCATTCTGGTGTCGACCCTGGTGTTGACCCTGCGTCCTACCGGCCTGCTGCCGCTGGTGACTGATACCCTGCCGATGCGTTTGCTACCGCAGGAGATCATGAGTGGTTCGCCCGTGCGTAGCCGTGATATCAGTCTGGGTAGCGATCCGGGCATCAACGGTGCGCTGTGGGATGTTAACCGCATTGATATCACTGCTCAGCAGGGAACATGGGAACGCTGGACCGTGCGTTCAGACATGCCGCAATCGTTCCATATTGAAGGGGTGAACTTCCTGATCCGTAACGTGAATGGCGCGATGCCGTTCCCGGAAGACAGGGGCTGGAAGGATACCGTCTGGGTGGATGGCCAGGTTGAACTGCTGGTCTATTACGGCCAGCCTTCATGGCCACACTTCCCGTTCCTGTTCCACAGCCAGACGCTGGAGATGATGGACAGGGGTTCCGTGGGGCAGATGCTGGTAAACCCGGCACCGTAA
- the plsC gene encoding 1-acylglycerol-3-phosphate O-acyltransferase codes for MLFIVRLILTVIYCILVCIFGSIYCLFSPRNPKHVSTFGHMFGRLAPLFGLKVEKRLPEGAENFGNAIYIANHQNNYDMVTAANIVLPPTVTVGKKSLLWIPFFGQLYWLTGNLLIDRNNRAKAHSTIGEMVNHFKKRKISIWMFPEGTRSRGRGLLPFKTGAFHAAIAAGVPIIPVCVSNTSNKINLNRLNNGLVIVEMLPPVDTSKYGKDQVRELAAHCRELMAQHIALLDKEVAEREAAGKI; via the coding sequence ATGCTATTCATTGTTCGTTTAATTCTTACCGTTATCTACTGCATTCTGGTCTGTATTTTCGGCTCTATTTACTGCCTGTTCAGCCCGCGTAACCCGAAGCATGTCTCGACCTTCGGTCACATGTTCGGTCGCCTTGCGCCGCTGTTTGGCCTGAAAGTGGAAAAACGCCTGCCGGAAGGCGCAGAAAACTTCGGTAACGCCATTTATATCGCTAACCATCAGAACAACTACGATATGGTGACGGCTGCTAACATCGTCCTGCCACCGACGGTGACGGTGGGTAAAAAGAGCCTGCTGTGGATCCCGTTTTTCGGCCAGCTGTACTGGCTGACCGGTAACCTGCTCATCGATCGTAACAACCGTGCGAAAGCGCACAGCACCATTGGGGAAATGGTGAATCACTTTAAAAAACGCAAAATCTCCATCTGGATGTTCCCGGAAGGGACGCGCAGCCGTGGTCGCGGCCTGCTGCCGTTTAAAACCGGTGCGTTTCATGCTGCAATTGCGGCAGGCGTTCCAATTATTCCTGTGTGTGTTTCCAATACATCTAATAAGATTAATCTTAATCGCCTGAATAATGGGCTGGTGATTGTCGAAATGCTGCCGCCGGTAGACACCAGCAAATACGGCAAAGATCAGGTACGTGAGCTGGCGGCACACTGCCGTGAACTGATGGCTCAGCATATTGCACTGCTCGACAAAGAAGTCGCAGAGAGAGAAGCCGCCGGTAAAATTTAA